The following proteins are co-located in the Pseudomonas cannabina genome:
- a CDS encoding conjugal transfer protein, whose amino-acid sequence MQNRQSQGAWEGEQAQMLLALCAAVLLCWMFFDIFVYWTTWTLYWLWKMVDFPFIHAWAGGKINLLADVANHAKAVTLDEWLEVMNATSGILLLFLLPLVIVSSWGLAQHPVLPFRSKRLVNIHTLPGLVSRFAPSVIPVLAASGPDGLMNDTSPSNAWALKPEEFAERYNLVQRKVLDREAARAVFEEQVGDVHDGLLDLTPYERALLAVFGLQVFLNDRKAATRLLDDLNRSCMIKGLLRRKTFSLTPLYGLADAGFDRVAKAPGVSEWLQSHRSMRTALVALYGRDLRLAPARFRWLKGVNRTLWYALHSADTAKVFVEGAGVQAQARAEVHASKLGLPRPGLMVTQAIDGLQAELESIGLVFARHVITPKRREASDLPVMTAVYAAQSTELTEPA is encoded by the coding sequence ATGCAAAATCGACAATCCCAAGGTGCATGGGAGGGCGAGCAAGCGCAGATGTTATTGGCGCTTTGTGCAGCCGTCCTGTTGTGCTGGATGTTCTTCGATATCTTCGTGTACTGGACCACCTGGACGCTTTATTGGTTATGGAAAATGGTGGATTTTCCCTTCATCCATGCCTGGGCCGGTGGCAAGATCAACCTGCTTGCCGACGTGGCCAACCACGCCAAGGCCGTGACGCTGGATGAATGGCTTGAGGTGATGAACGCCACCAGTGGGATTCTGCTGTTGTTCCTGTTACCGCTGGTGATTGTGAGCAGTTGGGGGCTGGCGCAGCATCCGGTACTGCCGTTTCGCAGCAAACGCCTGGTGAACATTCACACGCTTCCTGGCCTGGTGAGTCGTTTCGCACCCTCGGTCATCCCGGTGTTGGCTGCGTCTGGTCCCGATGGCCTGATGAACGATACCTCTCCCAGCAATGCCTGGGCGCTCAAGCCCGAGGAGTTTGCCGAACGTTACAACCTGGTGCAGCGCAAAGTGCTGGATCGGGAGGCTGCTCGTGCGGTGTTCGAGGAGCAAGTCGGAGATGTCCATGATGGACTTCTAGACTTGACGCCCTATGAACGGGCCTTGCTGGCCGTATTCGGTCTGCAGGTTTTCCTCAATGACCGTAAGGCAGCGACCCGGTTGCTCGATGACCTGAACCGTTCCTGCATGATCAAGGGGTTGTTGCGGCGCAAGACCTTCTCGTTGACGCCGCTGTACGGCTTGGCCGACGCGGGGTTTGATCGCGTTGCAAAAGCACCGGGCGTCAGTGAGTGGCTCCAAAGCCATAGATCGATGCGCACCGCGCTGGTGGCACTGTATGGCCGCGATCTGCGCTTGGCGCCGGCGCGCTTTCGCTGGCTCAAGGGGGTTAACCGTACTTTGTGGTATGCCTTGCACAGTGCCGACACGGCCAAGGTGTTTGTGGAAGGCGCTGGTGTTCAGGCTCAGGCGCGGGCAGAAGTCCATGCCAGTAAGCTGGGGCTGCCACGTCCTGGGTTGATGGTGACCCAGGCCATCGATGGCTTGCAGGCCGAATTGGAAAGCATCGGTCTGGTATTTGCGCGACATGTCATCACGCCTAAACGCCGGGAGGCCTCTGACCTTCCTGTCATGACGGCGGTGTATGCCGCGCAGTCTACTGAGTTAACTGAGCCAGCCTGA
- a CDS encoding FitA-like ribbon-helix-helix domain-containing protein, translating to MFSNESPSGKITVRSLPPEVLIALNGLAEQHDRSLEAEARQALKAWVKPITEKIEQSSRLAELVLRLSLLKRELEKLYPTRQVSPSRIAEALGWSYAEPVEGWFLGKNEPSIDELTQLSLLFGCQRDWLVHGEGKPYAAVYSRIPEEANAGAKFLLAPTDDGKIPTLHLVRSMSETGQFLFIKQYSDWNVQTFSTPYHISEVIGAGGESSLAALSLVLKALYKAWTGGNAQNNWISGYLVEPDVFSKLLAGDTHPLNVINTVDKSTWWEDFWDISQFKKANYWPGWSSVTERIHNVIERRSSLKEQSNSISMNE from the coding sequence ATGTTCTCGAATGAAAGTCCCAGTGGTAAGATTACCGTCCGTAGCCTGCCTCCAGAGGTTCTTATAGCGCTCAACGGCCTTGCAGAACAGCATGATCGGTCTCTTGAAGCAGAGGCCCGGCAGGCCCTAAAAGCGTGGGTAAAGCCTATCACTGAAAAGATAGAGCAGTCTTCGCGATTAGCGGAGCTAGTGCTGCGTCTTAGCCTCCTTAAAAGGGAACTTGAAAAGCTCTATCCAACACGACAGGTTTCGCCGTCGCGGATCGCTGAGGCGTTGGGCTGGTCTTATGCAGAGCCAGTGGAAGGTTGGTTTCTAGGGAAAAACGAACCATCAATTGACGAGCTTACTCAACTGTCCCTGTTATTCGGGTGTCAAAGAGACTGGCTTGTGCACGGAGAGGGTAAACCGTACGCTGCTGTCTACTCTCGCATCCCTGAAGAAGCGAATGCGGGCGCAAAATTTCTCCTCGCGCCTACTGATGACGGCAAAATACCTACTCTCCATCTTGTCCGCAGCATGAGCGAAACTGGACAATTTCTTTTCATAAAACAGTATTCAGACTGGAACGTACAAACATTTTCGACGCCTTACCATATCAGTGAGGTTATAGGAGCTGGCGGGGAATCCAGCTTGGCGGCTCTTAGTCTTGTTTTGAAAGCATTGTATAAAGCTTGGACCGGCGGGAATGCACAAAATAACTGGATTTCTGGCTATCTCGTTGAGCCAGATGTTTTTTCCAAATTACTGGCAGGGGATACTCACCCACTAAACGTTATCAATACAGTTGACAAAAGTACTTGGTGGGAAGACTTTTGGGATATCAGTCAATTTAAAAAAGCAAATTACTGGCCAGGCTGGTCTTCCGTGACTGAGCGAATTCACAATGTGATTGAGCGTCGTTCTAGCCTGAAAGAACAAAGTAACTCAATATCTATGAATGAGTGA
- the mobA gene encoding plasmid mobilization protein MobA has translation MSKSTARQATVRIEIRCTEEDAALIREKALAAEISVSDLMRRAALNRKIKTPTDKKLMAALLQLGGLQKHLFNQMQDSMTTDLSKQFSDVLVAIRNAVNAIDLSQTRIK, from the coding sequence ATGTCGAAAAGCACAGCGCGTCAAGCAACGGTGAGGATCGAAATTCGTTGCACTGAAGAGGATGCGGCCTTGATTCGCGAAAAAGCGCTGGCTGCCGAGATATCTGTTTCAGATCTGATGCGTCGTGCTGCGCTGAATCGCAAAATCAAGACACCGACTGACAAGAAGCTAATGGCCGCGTTGCTACAGCTGGGTGGCTTGCAAAAGCATTTGTTCAACCAGATGCAGGACAGCATGACAACTGATCTTAGCAAGCAATTCTCTGACGTGTTGGTCGCCATCCGAAATGCCGTCAATGCCATCGATCTTTCCCAGACTCGCATTAAGTAG
- a CDS encoding recombinase family protein: MFIRAYLRASTDDQDASRARDYLETFVSGYGKAIASCYMENASGSHADRPELIRLLKDARRGDVLLVESIDRLSRMDDQAWRSLKTAIDNRGIRIVSVDLPTSHQGMTAQSGDEFTDRMLAAINYMMIDMMAAIARKDYQQRRLRQAQGIEKAKASGVYKGRPVDAELRNRVRELLAAGLGIRAVARHAACSTTTVMKVRDELAQQQYEGEIQPK; the protein is encoded by the coding sequence ATGTTCATTCGTGCATACCTTCGAGCATCGACCGATGACCAGGACGCAAGTCGAGCGCGCGATTATTTGGAAACGTTTGTCTCCGGCTATGGCAAGGCCATCGCATCGTGCTACATGGAAAATGCCAGTGGCAGCCATGCCGACCGCCCGGAATTAATTCGACTACTCAAAGATGCTCGCCGAGGTGACGTGCTGCTGGTGGAAAGCATCGATCGGCTGTCGCGGATGGATGACCAGGCTTGGCGATCCCTCAAAACAGCAATCGATAACCGAGGCATACGGATCGTCTCTGTGGATCTGCCTACCAGTCATCAAGGCATGACGGCCCAGTCGGGGGACGAGTTCACCGACCGCATGCTGGCGGCCATCAACTACATGATGATCGATATGATGGCCGCGATCGCCAGGAAGGACTATCAGCAAAGAAGACTGCGCCAGGCACAAGGGATTGAGAAGGCAAAAGCTTCAGGCGTCTACAAAGGCAGACCCGTAGACGCAGAACTGCGTAACCGAGTGCGAGAGCTGCTGGCTGCAGGTCTCGGGATCCGCGCCGTAGCGAGGCACGCTGCGTGTTCAACTACGACCGTCATGAAGGTCCGCGACGAGCTGGCGCAACAGCAGTACGAGGGTGAGATACAGCCGAAATAG
- a CDS encoding type II toxin-antitoxin system RelE/ParE family toxin — translation MNKVLKQIIFMGSALNDLRAFPISARREAGFQLDRVQVGNEPDDWKPMTTVGPGAQEIRIRDAHGAFRVIYIAKFATAVYVLHCFQKKTQKTSKHDLDLAAKRMKELTKELN, via the coding sequence ATGAACAAAGTCCTCAAACAAATCATCTTTATGGGCTCAGCTCTAAACGACCTGAGAGCGTTCCCAATCTCTGCCCGCCGTGAGGCCGGCTTTCAGCTGGATAGGGTGCAGGTGGGCAATGAGCCTGACGATTGGAAGCCCATGACGACCGTTGGTCCAGGGGCACAGGAGATACGGATCAGGGACGCCCACGGCGCCTTCCGTGTGATCTACATTGCGAAATTCGCGACGGCGGTTTATGTCCTGCACTGCTTCCAAAAGAAGACGCAAAAAACGAGCAAGCATGACCTTGACCTCGCCGCCAAGCGGATGAAAGAACTGACTAAGGAGTTGAACTAA
- a CDS encoding GntR family transcriptional regulator: protein MSNRKTQKLHAQHVLETIALGIARPVALPRETIEVALREAIIDGRLEPGEPLTHQAIANAFQVSRMPVREALRSLETQGYIAAQYHKSYLVTNGNEPPQYGHLPGLLRCVAERHTKLGDFESKVAFENEILRVLGQLRPTTC, encoded by the coding sequence ATGAGTAACCGCAAAACGCAGAAACTGCACGCGCAGCACGTGCTTGAAACCATAGCCCTCGGCATTGCACGGCCTGTAGCGCTGCCCCGGGAGACAATTGAAGTGGCGCTTCGCGAAGCCATCATTGATGGGCGGCTTGAACCGGGTGAACCCCTTACGCATCAAGCCATTGCCAATGCCTTCCAGGTCAGCCGTATGCCGGTGCGCGAAGCGCTGCGTTCGTTGGAGACGCAGGGCTATATCGCCGCGCAGTACCACAAAAGCTACCTAGTCACGAACGGCAATGAGCCTCCCCAGTACGGTCATCTGCCGGGCTTGCTGAGGTGCGTTGCAGAACGCCATACAAAGCTGGGCGATTTCGAATCAAAAGTGGCCTTTGAAAACGAAATCCTGCGTGTCCTGGGTCAACTGCGCCCTACCACGTGCTGA
- the trbC gene encoding F-type conjugative transfer protein TrbC — MRPNDYAVERTRLNRRVYHSALAEWLMGPGSLTLGLAGSVVGGVLYPVSLWLSLPALLVWSPVMLLEPWQMPMRMPSDMDCLDPSTQRQVTGKLLGFLPVTAMHTVMLKAAGILYMGYLRGRDAGRELWLSLDDMTRHILMFGTTGAGKTEALLGYVLGQLGYGKGLIYSDGKAQNDVAAAIVSLARRFGREDDVRMMNFITGGRSRAQELLEDNKSRGQTNTVNAFGIAQETYIINLMDSMLPPAGNDAGWQEKARAMIQALVFSLVYKCRREGTVMSQRTIQAHLPLRAIAKLYIQSVEQQWHEDAQLPLKNYLGTLSGFDLAKVDSPEEWATTALDQHGFLIQQFTRMLALFNDTYGHVFARDAGDIDLKDVVHNDRILVVLIPALEISSTEAATLGRLYVSQLAMILSQDLGEKLEGKPEDILVIRKYKDRFPFLWICDEVGAYYTEKLGELATQVRSLGFCLLLASQEAQRLKSAAGDKVWTLIGNMGVRITGKIMDPKDTLEILQLMAGTEYLPVMSGMVRQAGIMGASWEEADTLSLKDEKKVSVEEVQQLKEGENITLFNGQVIRGSSLYIHDADKLSKEAIRINRFIEVAPPALDTLLAGAPAHIRRSYPRADRVQQILYHLAMKPGRSDLENLVLTDPTLVVLNELGEEWRLIWRRRPGAAVRSTLLWHTALEHVPKRGSGYVAQSSTALDLTVGSKRLQAYQAQHIDPARAPKVKGKAPAPRAATPVPPSHDQSPPYFDDGSYSPAPFDWD; from the coding sequence ATGCGCCCCAATGACTACGCCGTCGAGCGCACGCGCCTAAATCGGCGGGTTTACCACTCGGCACTGGCTGAGTGGTTGATGGGCCCCGGTAGTCTGACGCTGGGCCTTGCCGGGTCTGTGGTGGGAGGCGTCCTGTACCCAGTCAGCCTGTGGCTCAGTCTGCCGGCCTTGCTGGTTTGGTCACCTGTCATGCTGCTCGAACCCTGGCAGATGCCCATGCGCATGCCTTCAGACATGGACTGCCTCGACCCTTCGACGCAACGCCAGGTGACGGGCAAGTTGCTGGGTTTCTTGCCGGTCACGGCCATGCACACGGTGATGCTCAAGGCAGCGGGCATCCTGTACATGGGGTACCTGCGCGGTCGGGACGCCGGGCGTGAACTGTGGCTGTCGCTGGATGACATGACCCGCCATATTCTGATGTTCGGTACAACCGGTGCCGGCAAAACCGAAGCACTGCTGGGGTACGTGTTGGGCCAGCTGGGCTATGGAAAGGGCCTGATCTATTCGGACGGCAAGGCCCAAAATGATGTGGCCGCCGCGATCGTGTCCCTGGCCCGGCGCTTTGGCCGTGAAGACGACGTTCGGATGATGAACTTCATCACCGGGGGCCGCTCCAGGGCGCAGGAACTGCTCGAGGACAACAAAAGCAGAGGGCAGACCAATACCGTCAACGCGTTTGGTATTGCTCAGGAAACCTACATCATCAACCTGATGGATTCGATGTTGCCTCCTGCGGGCAACGATGCCGGCTGGCAAGAGAAAGCCCGGGCCATGATTCAGGCTTTGGTGTTCTCCCTGGTGTACAAGTGCCGACGTGAAGGCACGGTCATGTCCCAGCGCACGATCCAGGCGCATTTGCCGTTGCGGGCCATTGCCAAGCTCTACATCCAGTCGGTGGAACAGCAATGGCATGAAGACGCCCAGTTACCCCTGAAAAACTACCTGGGCACATTGTCCGGTTTTGACCTGGCCAAGGTGGATTCGCCGGAGGAATGGGCGACCACTGCGTTGGATCAGCATGGTTTTCTGATCCAGCAGTTCACCCGCATGCTGGCCTTGTTCAATGACACCTACGGCCATGTGTTTGCCCGTGACGCCGGCGACATAGACCTCAAGGACGTAGTGCATAACGATCGCATCCTGGTGGTCCTGATTCCTGCGCTGGAAATATCCTCGACCGAGGCTGCGACCCTTGGACGTCTGTACGTGTCGCAATTGGCCATGATCCTGAGCCAGGATCTGGGGGAGAAACTGGAGGGCAAACCCGAAGACATCCTGGTGATCCGCAAGTACAAGGACCGCTTTCCGTTCTTGTGGATCTGCGACGAGGTCGGGGCCTACTACACCGAAAAGCTCGGCGAGCTGGCCACGCAAGTACGCTCCCTGGGGTTTTGCCTGCTCCTGGCCAGTCAGGAGGCGCAGCGCCTCAAGTCGGCGGCCGGCGACAAGGTGTGGACGCTGATCGGGAACATGGGGGTCCGAATCACCGGCAAGATCATGGACCCCAAGGACACTCTCGAAATACTGCAGTTGATGGCCGGTACCGAGTACCTGCCAGTGATGAGCGGTATGGTGCGTCAGGCCGGAATCATGGGGGCCAGCTGGGAGGAAGCAGACACACTGAGCCTGAAAGATGAGAAGAAAGTCAGCGTCGAGGAAGTGCAGCAGCTCAAGGAGGGGGAAAACATCACGCTGTTCAACGGGCAAGTGATTCGCGGCAGCTCCTTGTACATTCACGATGCTGACAAGCTGTCCAAGGAAGCGATCCGGATCAACCGTTTCATCGAGGTGGCCCCGCCAGCGCTGGACACCTTGTTGGCCGGTGCGCCTGCTCACATTCGGCGCAGCTATCCGCGCGCGGACCGCGTGCAGCAGATCCTGTACCACCTGGCGATGAAGCCTGGCCGTTCAGACCTTGAAAACCTGGTGCTGACAGATCCGACGTTGGTCGTCTTGAACGAGCTGGGAGAAGAGTGGCGGCTGATCTGGCGTCGCCGTCCTGGAGCGGCAGTGCGCAGCACCTTGTTATGGCACACAGCGCTGGAGCATGTGCCCAAGCGCGGAAGCGGCTACGTGGCGCAATCGTCCACGGCGCTGGATCTGACCGTCGGCAGCAAGCGGTTGCAGGCCTACCAGGCGCAGCACATCGATCCGGCCAGAGCGCCGAAAGTGAAGGGCAAGGCGCCTGCACCTAGAGCCGCAACGCCTGTTCCACCAAGCCACGACCAGTCACCGCCCTATTTCGACGACGGATCGTATTCGCCGGCGCCGTTCGACTGGGATTAA
- a CDS encoding DUF932 domain-containing protein, whose product MRMSSNFRNPCMIRSDVALSNDQIAHYVPSIFAEEAHDSRSARYLYIPTVQVLDALRAEGFEPFMACQTRVRDQGKREHTKHMLRLRHASQILDQEANEIILLNSHDGSSSYQMIGGKFRFVCANGLVLGDVAADQKVRHSGRGDVVHDVIEGAFEVLKHFEQIDHITADMKHQQLDQDEQEAFALAALAYRYDPAEGPAPVTPSQLLMPRRREDRSSDLWTTFNRVQENTIKGGLTGRNKQGRRTTTRAVNGIDQDVKLNRALWVLAQAMGEHRKAA is encoded by the coding sequence ATGCGTATGTCCAGCAACTTCCGTAACCCATGCATGATACGCAGTGACGTCGCACTGAGCAACGATCAGATCGCCCATTATGTGCCTTCCATCTTCGCCGAAGAAGCGCACGACAGCAGGTCGGCACGTTATCTGTATATCCCGACCGTGCAGGTACTTGATGCGCTGCGCGCCGAAGGATTTGAACCATTCATGGCCTGTCAGACACGCGTGCGTGACCAGGGCAAACGTGAGCACACCAAGCACATGCTGCGCCTGCGCCATGCGAGCCAGATCCTGGACCAGGAAGCCAACGAAATCATCCTTCTCAACAGCCACGATGGCAGCAGCAGCTATCAGATGATTGGAGGCAAATTCCGTTTCGTGTGTGCAAACGGACTGGTACTGGGGGACGTTGCCGCTGACCAGAAAGTGCGACACAGCGGTCGTGGTGATGTGGTGCATGACGTGATCGAAGGCGCCTTCGAAGTGTTGAAGCATTTCGAACAGATCGACCACATCACCGCTGACATGAAGCATCAACAATTAGACCAGGACGAGCAAGAGGCTTTTGCATTGGCTGCCTTGGCGTATCGCTACGATCCGGCAGAAGGACCTGCGCCTGTTACCCCGTCCCAGTTGCTCATGCCACGCCGTCGGGAGGACCGTAGCAGCGACCTTTGGACCACCTTCAATCGAGTCCAGGAAAACACCATCAAAGGCGGTTTGACCGGGCGTAACAAGCAAGGCCGACGCACGACCACGCGAGCGGTCAATGGGATTGATCAGGACGTGAAACTGAACCGGGCCTTGTGGGTACTTGCGCAGGCTATGGGTGAGCACAGAAAAGCCGCTTAA
- a CDS encoding TrfB-related DNA-binding protein: MSVDPDLPGLATKIIQNYSNAQIAQLIRMISPVSPCALMAADEFERVMNVLAGQNRRRAFSDRSISAARLVLVMGASVSEAALETGLTRQVVHRLMARIRARLEDLPADWVKVEAWLPPAAAGDVLALAQSLRSARSQ; the protein is encoded by the coding sequence ATGAGTGTCGATCCTGACCTGCCTGGTCTTGCAACAAAGATCATCCAGAACTACAGCAACGCCCAGATTGCCCAGTTGATCAGGATGATCAGTCCGGTTTCACCCTGCGCCCTGATGGCCGCGGACGAATTTGAGCGGGTCATGAACGTGCTTGCGGGCCAGAATCGACGTCGGGCGTTCTCCGATCGCTCGATAAGTGCTGCCAGGCTTGTCCTGGTCATGGGTGCCAGCGTGTCCGAAGCAGCCTTGGAGACTGGATTGACCCGGCAGGTGGTTCACAGGCTTATGGCACGCATTCGGGCGCGCCTGGAGGATTTGCCTGCTGATTGGGTCAAGGTTGAAGCCTGGCTTCCTCCTGCAGCAGCTGGTGACGTTCTGGCTTTGGCTCAATCACTCAGATCTGCTCGATCGCAATAG
- the excA gene encoding plasmid IncI1-type surface exclusion protein ExcA produces MKVQRLKTAKEGWFWIVKIFYMLFAFPFAVLVGVPSLFIASSLIEEKDFTTLGFCSMLWLGVLIPMGIFIYGVLSRRRLLKRVTRAIKSPQFFNPDPTNEIYHEGDGKYLGIDTKNGTILYVHRIRKGQVDVVALTMDDWTNREVEGKGILRLYTKHPDLPRIEIGTPLAQLWYDTLGAMEHKQKQYSTPQPFNRYVHDRLEALERDLNVQIPRLA; encoded by the coding sequence ATGAAAGTACAGCGCCTGAAAACAGCGAAAGAAGGGTGGTTTTGGATCGTCAAAATCTTCTACATGCTTTTTGCTTTTCCATTTGCAGTGCTAGTTGGAGTCCCTTCACTTTTCATCGCTTCCTCGCTGATAGAGGAGAAAGACTTCACTACCCTCGGTTTTTGCTCGATGCTTTGGCTTGGCGTACTGATTCCCATGGGAATATTCATCTATGGCGTACTGAGTCGCCGCCGTCTGCTCAAGCGAGTCACACGAGCCATAAAATCGCCGCAGTTCTTCAACCCAGACCCTACCAATGAGATTTATCACGAGGGTGACGGCAAGTACCTGGGCATCGACACGAAGAACGGTACCATTCTGTACGTGCACCGCATTCGTAAGGGGCAGGTAGATGTGGTGGCCCTGACCATGGACGACTGGACCAACCGCGAGGTCGAAGGCAAGGGCATATTACGCCTCTATACCAAACACCCGGATCTTCCACGGATCGAAATCGGAACACCCTTGGCGCAGCTTTGGTATGACACCCTGGGGGCTATGGAACACAAGCAGAAGCAGTACAGCACCCCGCAACCGTTCAACCGCTATGTGCATGACCGGCTCGAAGCGCTTGAACGTGATCTGAACGTGCAGATCCCACGCCTGGCGTGA
- a CDS encoding mobilization protein: protein MAKQKTFTQQDLEAARQKLADLPDLSKDKMSQAEVLQSLKEQIVELCSAKGYSVSEVKQALADVGLNVSVREITDLTTKRKRAAPRAKPQVA, encoded by the coding sequence ATGGCCAAGCAGAAAACATTCACCCAACAAGACCTGGAAGCCGCCCGTCAAAAACTGGCCGATCTGCCAGACCTGAGCAAGGACAAAATGAGCCAGGCCGAAGTGCTACAGTCGCTCAAAGAACAAATCGTTGAGCTGTGTTCGGCCAAGGGTTACTCCGTCTCGGAGGTTAAACAGGCTCTCGCTGATGTTGGTCTGAACGTGAGTGTTCGGGAAATTACCGACCTGACCACTAAGCGCAAACGTGCGGCACCTCGGGCGAAGCCTCAGGTTGCCTGA
- a CDS encoding thioredoxin fold domain-containing protein translates to MASASLRAPFSVDIQGDQLVVYQADQEAGIVTRTICTLDLRHQHSFYLSNDGVVCRDVQGFEFSLETHDSDETHELLTALSRALLRHGRRKTRRRLMGVFVLLVVFCLGASWLGRALELPVAMPTAQVITPSVPSAPKSDLAKRSAPATIASEPRQSAADVAPDDGWTLPREVRATLPQKLHNAAERKLFTVDYSSGHARTLYVFSDPGCPNCQRLESSLNTLSDAFNVVVFPVPVIGKEKSIAAITPVLCLPPEQRKTAWDRLFDAAPEGVNLGKPPLKPASEGVELKAAQPAGTCDVAEKALGINQTAYQAYRIPGTPWVISDDGRYVPQALLRDPIRLKAFLDEQPARQVQEVSDAPQ, encoded by the coding sequence ATGGCCTCGGCATCTTTGCGCGCCCCGTTTTCGGTGGACATCCAAGGCGATCAGCTGGTTGTCTATCAGGCAGATCAGGAAGCAGGCATCGTGACACGCACGATTTGCACCCTGGACCTTCGCCATCAGCACTCGTTTTATCTGAGCAATGACGGTGTGGTCTGCCGCGATGTTCAGGGTTTTGAATTCTCACTTGAAACCCATGACAGTGACGAAACCCATGAGCTACTGACCGCGCTGTCGCGGGCTTTGCTGCGTCATGGACGACGCAAGACCCGGCGGCGTCTGATGGGCGTGTTCGTGCTGTTGGTTGTGTTTTGCCTCGGTGCCTCATGGCTTGGCCGAGCGCTTGAATTGCCTGTTGCAATGCCGACGGCGCAGGTCATCACGCCCTCAGTCCCGAGCGCCCCAAAGTCGGACCTGGCCAAGCGCAGCGCGCCGGCGACGATCGCTTCTGAGCCACGCCAGTCCGCTGCAGACGTGGCACCTGACGATGGCTGGACATTGCCCAGGGAGGTTCGGGCCACACTCCCTCAAAAGCTGCACAACGCTGCGGAGCGCAAGCTGTTCACCGTTGACTATTCCAGCGGTCACGCGCGCACGCTGTATGTCTTTTCGGACCCTGGCTGTCCGAACTGCCAGCGTCTGGAGTCGTCCCTCAACACGCTCTCCGACGCCTTCAATGTGGTGGTGTTTCCTGTGCCGGTGATTGGTAAGGAAAAGTCGATCGCCGCCATTACGCCCGTGCTGTGCCTGCCGCCTGAGCAGCGCAAAACCGCGTGGGATCGCCTGTTTGATGCAGCCCCTGAGGGTGTGAACCTTGGGAAACCCCCGTTAAAGCCGGCGTCGGAAGGGGTGGAGTTGAAAGCGGCGCAACCAGCAGGCACGTGCGATGTTGCAGAAAAGGCCTTGGGGATCAACCAGACGGCCTATCAGGCGTATCGCATACCGGGCACGCCCTGGGTGATCAGCGACGATGGGCGCTATGTGCCGCAGGCGTTGTTGCGTGATCCGATCAGGCTCAAAGCCTTCCTAGATGAGCAACCTGCCCGCCAGGTTCAGGAGGTGTCGGATGCGCCCCAATGA
- a CDS encoding helix-turn-helix domain-containing protein, which translates to MTESNQAFSSVWDALEDSPAEAENMRIRTSLMTAIRDFIEVRQLSQADAAQLFNVTQPRISELQRGKIDLFSVDRLINMLAQGGMHVEVSVKTAA; encoded by the coding sequence ATGACTGAATCAAATCAAGCCTTCAGCAGCGTCTGGGACGCCCTGGAGGACTCACCAGCCGAAGCAGAGAACATGCGTATTCGCACCAGCCTAATGACGGCTATCCGAGACTTTATCGAGGTGCGTCAGCTCTCGCAGGCTGACGCTGCGCAGCTGTTCAACGTAACGCAACCCCGCATTTCGGAACTCCAGCGCGGGAAGATCGACCTTTTCAGCGTGGATCGATTGATCAACATGCTCGCCCAGGGCGGCATGCACGTTGAGGTCAGTGTCAAAACTGCAGCTTGA
- a CDS encoding ParA family protein — protein MPTVPFICPKGGVGKTTTCLTVALQLVKEGASVTIIDADPNMPMTKWAAGGFCPPGLRIISGITENNIAGKIREAAKVDPFVFVDLEGTAAKIVVHALMEADYVIVPMRGSYLDAEEAAKAIALIHDQELSLQRHAPNYRLPYAILFTGTPTAYTTRTTTSLRKSLTSQGISIFDTEMCERDAFRALFTFKRPLEQQDPDLVPGLEQASANAKAVACEVLERLSKEIAA, from the coding sequence ATGCCAACAGTGCCTTTTATATGCCCGAAGGGCGGTGTCGGGAAGACAACAACCTGTCTTACGGTAGCTTTGCAGCTAGTAAAAGAGGGAGCAAGCGTCACCATCATCGATGCAGACCCCAATATGCCGATGACAAAGTGGGCAGCCGGTGGCTTTTGTCCGCCTGGACTTCGGATCATTTCGGGCATAACCGAGAACAACATTGCAGGAAAAATTCGCGAGGCTGCGAAGGTCGATCCTTTCGTTTTTGTGGACCTTGAAGGAACAGCTGCAAAAATCGTTGTCCATGCGCTGATGGAAGCGGATTACGTCATCGTACCAATGCGCGGTTCGTACCTGGATGCGGAGGAGGCGGCTAAGGCGATTGCACTCATTCATGACCAAGAGTTATCCCTTCAAAGGCACGCACCAAACTACCGACTTCCGTACGCGATCTTGTTCACGGGAACGCCAACGGCTTATACAACGCGTACAACGACCAGTTTACGGAAAAGCCTCACCAGCCAAGGTATCTCCATCTTCGACACCGAAATGTGCGAGCGGGATGCTTTCCGGGCACTGTTCACGTTCAAACGTCCGTTGGAGCAACAGGATCCAGACTTGGTACCCGGTTTAGAGCAAGCTTCTGCGAATGCGAAAGCTGTGGCGTGTGAAGTACTTGAAAGGTTATCGAAGGAGATAGCAGCATGA